Proteins from one Paraburkholderia acidisoli genomic window:
- a CDS encoding GNAT family N-acetyltransferase: MTPASLSHAPALVRDATAADFPAIAAIYAHHVLHGTASFEEAPPGPDELLRRHAAVREQGLPWIVAELEGQVAGYSYATPYRPRPAYRYSIEDSIYIDEAFRGRGLGRTLLAALIARCEAGPWRQMIAVVANPQGGSLALHEQLGFTLVGTLRGIGFKHGEWRDTVLLQRTLGAGADTPPNAAPAR, from the coding sequence ATGACGCCCGCTTCCCTCTCCCACGCGCCCGCTCTGGTGCGCGACGCCACCGCCGCCGACTTTCCCGCCATCGCCGCGATCTACGCGCATCACGTGCTGCACGGCACGGCGTCGTTCGAGGAAGCCCCGCCGGGCCCCGACGAACTCCTGCGCCGCCACGCCGCCGTGCGCGAGCAAGGCTTGCCGTGGATCGTGGCCGAACTCGAAGGCCAGGTCGCGGGCTATAGCTACGCGACGCCGTACCGGCCGCGCCCGGCGTATCGCTATTCGATCGAAGATTCGATTTATATCGACGAGGCATTTCGCGGACGCGGTCTCGGCCGCACGCTGCTCGCCGCGCTGATCGCGCGTTGCGAAGCGGGCCCGTGGCGGCAGATGATCGCCGTGGTCGCCAACCCGCAAGGCGGCTCGCTCGCGCTGCACGAGCAGCTGGGCTTCACGCTCGTCGGCACGCTGCGCGGCATCGGCTTCAAGCACGGCGAATGGCGCGACACGGTGCTGCTGCAACGCACGCTAGGCGCGGGCGCCGATACCCCGCCGAACGCCGCGCCCGCGCGCTGA
- a CDS encoding MDR family MFS transporter, translating into MESTLKSPAASAPSSADHPPLRLLFPALLLVMLLAALDQTIVSTALPTIVGELGGLDRLSWVVTAYLLTSTIVVPLYGKFGDLFGRKIVLQAAIVIFLAGSALCGVAQNMPQLIVLRALQGIGGGGLMVVTMAAIGDVIPPAQRGKYQGMFGGVFGLATVIGPLLGGFLVEHLSWRWIFYINLPLGALALAVIGAVFKPRAAHVKHVIDYMGAAWLAGALTCLILFTSEGGSLLPWNSPTLWLTLVLGAVSVAGFIHEEKHAAEPIMPLELFRERTFVLSSLIGFIVGVSLFGSVTFLPLYLQVVKGSTPSQAGMQMLPMMGGVLLMSVITGRLISKLGKYRMFPIMGTALVAVAMMLLARLQIDTPLSRMYVYMGLLGCGLGMVMQVLVLAVQNAVAFRHMGVATSGATLFRSIGGSVGVAAFGAVFSHGLHARLETLLSSDVALPQPLTPEVIRHLPPAVHAQYLDAFAGALHTVYLSAACVVVVSFALSWLLRDLPLRKQQ; encoded by the coding sequence ATGGAAAGTACGTTGAAGTCCCCTGCCGCCTCCGCGCCGTCGTCCGCCGATCACCCGCCGCTCCGGCTGCTGTTTCCGGCGCTGCTGCTCGTGATGCTGCTCGCCGCGCTCGACCAGACCATCGTGTCCACGGCGTTGCCCACCATCGTCGGCGAACTGGGCGGCCTGGACCGGCTCTCGTGGGTCGTCACCGCGTACCTGCTCACGTCCACCATCGTCGTGCCGCTCTACGGCAAGTTCGGCGATCTGTTCGGGCGCAAGATCGTGTTGCAGGCCGCCATCGTCATCTTCCTGGCGGGCTCGGCGCTGTGCGGCGTCGCGCAAAACATGCCGCAGCTGATCGTGCTGCGCGCGCTGCAGGGCATTGGCGGCGGCGGCCTGATGGTCGTGACGATGGCGGCCATAGGCGACGTCATTCCGCCCGCGCAACGCGGCAAGTATCAAGGCATGTTCGGCGGCGTGTTCGGTCTCGCCACCGTGATCGGGCCGCTGCTCGGCGGCTTTCTCGTCGAGCATCTGTCGTGGCGCTGGATTTTCTACATCAACCTGCCGCTCGGCGCGCTCGCGCTCGCGGTGATCGGCGCCGTGTTCAAGCCGCGCGCCGCGCACGTGAAGCACGTGATCGACTACATGGGCGCGGCGTGGCTCGCGGGCGCGCTCACCTGCCTGATCCTGTTCACGAGCGAAGGCGGCTCGCTGCTGCCGTGGAACTCGCCCACGCTGTGGCTCACGCTCGTGCTCGGCGCGGTGTCGGTCGCGGGTTTCATCCACGAGGAAAAACACGCCGCCGAACCGATCATGCCGCTCGAACTGTTTCGCGAGCGCACCTTCGTGCTGTCGAGCCTGATCGGCTTCATCGTGGGCGTGTCGCTGTTCGGCTCGGTCACGTTCCTGCCGCTGTATCTGCAGGTCGTGAAAGGCTCCACGCCTTCGCAGGCCGGCATGCAGATGCTGCCGATGATGGGCGGTGTGCTGCTCATGTCCGTGATCACCGGGCGCCTCATCAGCAAGCTCGGCAAGTACCGCATGTTTCCGATCATGGGCACGGCGCTCGTGGCCGTGGCGATGATGCTGCTCGCGCGCCTGCAGATCGACACGCCGCTCTCGCGCATGTACGTGTACATGGGGCTGCTCGGCTGCGGGCTCGGGATGGTGATGCAGGTGCTGGTCCTCGCGGTGCAGAACGCGGTGGCGTTCCGGCACATGGGCGTGGCCACCTCGGGCGCGACGCTGTTCCGCTCGATCGGCGGCTCGGTGGGCGTGGCCGCGTTCGGCGCGGTGTTCTCGCACGGCCTGCACGCGCGCCTCGAAACGCTCCTGAGCAGCGACGTGGCACTGCCCCAGCCGCTCACGCCCGAGGTGATCCGCCACTTGCCGCCCGCCGTGCACGCGCAGTATCTCGACGCGTTCGCGGGCGCGCTGCACACGGTCTATCTTTCGGCGGCGTGCGTGGTGGTGGTCTCGTTCGCGCTTTCATGGCTGCTGCGCGATTTGCCGCTGCGCAAGCAGCAATAA
- a CDS encoding 4-oxalocrotonate tautomerase — MPTFHIEMFEGRSVEQKRQLAAALTETTCKVLGVEPQSVDIIFHDVKPENWATAGKLWSDPR; from the coding sequence ATGCCGACTTTCCACATCGAAATGTTCGAAGGCCGCAGTGTCGAACAGAAGCGCCAACTCGCCGCCGCGCTCACCGAGACCACCTGCAAGGTGCTCGGCGTCGAGCCGCAATCCGTCGACATCATTTTTCACGACGTGAAGCCCGAGAACTGGGCAACGGCGGGCAAGCTCTGGAGCGATCCGCGCTGA
- a CDS encoding DMT family transporter, whose product MRKTLDSTTDGWLCGLAGVLIFSGSLPATRLAVIGLDPVFLTGARATIAGAISALLLLVLRAARPARNEIWPLVIVALGVVVGFPLLTALALQHVSSAHAIVFVGLLPLSTALFGVLRAGERPQPAFWVFSALGSAAVVAFALRHGLDASPLGDALMLGSIVVCGLGYAEGARLSRRLGGWQVICWALVISLPVMAPLAAWLWPASLATVGAASWWGLAYVSLFSMLIGFVFWYRGLALGGIAGVGQLQLLQPFFGFVLAALLLHEAVPPAMIAVTAVVIACVAGARRFGRASAAAARARA is encoded by the coding sequence ATGCGCAAAACGCTCGACTCCACCACCGACGGCTGGCTTTGCGGCCTCGCCGGCGTACTCATCTTCAGCGGCTCGCTGCCCGCCACGCGGCTCGCCGTAATCGGCCTCGACCCGGTGTTTCTGACCGGCGCGCGCGCGACCATCGCCGGCGCGATCAGCGCGTTGCTGTTGCTGGTCTTGCGCGCCGCGCGGCCCGCGCGCAACGAAATCTGGCCGCTCGTGATCGTCGCGCTGGGCGTGGTGGTGGGCTTTCCGCTGCTCACCGCGCTCGCGTTGCAGCACGTGAGTTCGGCGCACGCGATCGTCTTCGTCGGCTTGTTGCCGCTCTCCACCGCGCTGTTCGGCGTGCTGCGCGCGGGCGAGCGGCCGCAACCCGCGTTCTGGGTGTTCTCGGCGCTCGGCAGCGCGGCGGTCGTGGCCTTCGCGCTGCGTCACGGGCTCGACGCCTCGCCGCTCGGCGACGCGCTGATGCTCGGCTCGATCGTGGTCTGCGGGCTCGGTTACGCGGAAGGCGCGCGGCTGTCGCGGCGGCTCGGCGGCTGGCAGGTGATCTGCTGGGCGCTGGTGATCTCGCTGCCGGTGATGGCGCCGCTCGCGGCATGGCTGTGGCCCGCGTCGCTCGCGACCGTAGGCGCCGCCTCGTGGTGGGGGCTCGCGTACGTCTCGCTGTTCAGCATGCTGATCGGCTTCGTGTTCTGGTATCGCGGGCTCGCGCTCGGCGGCATCGCGGGCGTCGGTCAGTTGCAGTTGCTGCAACCGTTCTTCGGCTTCGTGCTCGCGGCGCTGCTGCTGCACGAAGCGGTGCCGCCCGCGATGATCGCGGTGACGGCCGTGGTGATCGCCTGCGTGGCGGGGGCGCGGCGCTTCGGACGCGCCTCGGCGGCGGCAGCGCGGGCGCGGGCGTGA
- a CDS encoding aminotransferase-like domain-containing protein, giving the protein MKLNGQPGMAITRVEQVMEALRQRIAARSLAAGARVPSIRTMSEQTGISKSTVVDAYERLVAEGVLVSRRGAGFFVAGHAPPLALAALGPQLDREIDPLWLTRQSLETEADALRPGCGWLPAAWLPQDAVRRALRAIARDPRAQLTDYASPLGLPALRQQLAWRLAQHGVEAAPGQIVLTDSGTQALDLLCRLLLEPGDTVLVDDPCYFNFQALLRAHRVRVIGVPYTPTGPDLAAFEKTLAEARPRLYVTNSAVHNPTGATLAPAVAHRVLKLAEAHDLLIVEDDIFADFESESAPRLAAFDGLARVITIGSFSKTMSAAARCGFIAARADWIEALVDLKLAVSFGNGEVAADLVQRLLVDGTYRRYLDGLRARLADAMGETLHRLDALGLRAWTRPQAGLFVWAALPGGLDAAPVAREALGEGVVFAPGNVFSVSHSAGAFLRFNVSQCNRPKVYETLECAMSRAAQLA; this is encoded by the coding sequence ATGAAGCTCAACGGTCAGCCGGGAATGGCGATCACACGCGTCGAACAGGTGATGGAAGCGCTGCGCCAGCGCATTGCCGCGCGCTCGCTCGCGGCCGGGGCGCGCGTGCCGTCGATCCGCACGATGAGCGAACAGACCGGCATTTCCAAGTCGACGGTGGTCGACGCGTACGAACGGCTCGTGGCCGAAGGCGTGCTGGTGTCGCGGCGCGGCGCGGGATTTTTCGTGGCCGGTCACGCGCCGCCGCTCGCGCTCGCGGCGCTGGGGCCGCAGCTCGACCGTGAAATCGATCCGCTCTGGCTCACGCGCCAGTCGCTCGAAACCGAGGCCGACGCGCTGCGTCCCGGTTGCGGCTGGCTGCCCGCCGCGTGGTTGCCGCAGGACGCCGTGCGGCGCGCATTACGGGCGATCGCCCGCGACCCGCGCGCGCAATTGACCGACTACGCCTCGCCGCTCGGGCTGCCCGCGCTGCGCCAGCAACTGGCGTGGCGGCTCGCGCAGCACGGTGTGGAAGCCGCGCCCGGCCAGATCGTGCTCACCGACAGCGGCACCCAGGCGCTCGACCTGCTGTGCCGCCTGCTGCTCGAACCCGGCGACACCGTGCTCGTCGACGACCCGTGCTATTTCAATTTTCAGGCGTTGCTGCGCGCGCATCGCGTGCGCGTGATCGGCGTGCCGTACACGCCCACCGGCCCCGATCTCGCCGCGTTCGAGAAGACGCTCGCCGAGGCCCGGCCGCGCCTCTACGTGACGAATTCGGCGGTCCACAATCCGACCGGCGCGACGCTCGCGCCCGCGGTTGCGCATCGCGTGCTCAAGCTCGCGGAGGCGCACGATCTGCTGATCGTGGAGGACGACATTTTCGCGGACTTCGAGAGCGAAAGCGCGCCGCGTCTCGCGGCGTTCGACGGCCTCGCGCGCGTGATCACCATCGGCAGTTTTTCGAAGACGATGTCGGCGGCGGCGCGCTGCGGGTTCATCGCCGCACGCGCGGACTGGATCGAGGCGCTCGTCGATCTGAAGCTGGCGGTATCGTTCGGCAACGGCGAAGTGGCCGCCGACCTCGTGCAGCGGCTGCTCGTGGACGGCACCTACCGGCGTTATCTGGACGGCCTGCGCGCGAGGCTCGCCGACGCGATGGGCGAGACGCTGCACCGGCTCGACGCGCTCGGTTTGCGCGCATGGACGCGTCCGCAGGCGGGCTTGTTCGTGTGGGCTGCGCTGCCCGGCGGACTCGACGCCGCGCCGGTCGCGCGCGAGGCGCTCGGCGAAGGCGTGGTGTTCGCGCCCGGCAACGTGTTCAGCGTGTCGCACAGCGCGGGCGCGTTCTTGCGCTTCAACGTCTCGCAGTGCAACCGGCCCAAGGTGTACGAGACGCTGGAGTGCGCGATGTCGCGCGCGGCGCAACTGGCTTGA
- a CDS encoding TetR/AcrR family transcriptional regulator, which translates to MTTSDSTPASAGASAVDGDLAHAAAAAATAPARRPGRPSGGAGGAEQRLRLIEAALALFARQGMLDTSLAAIAREAGVTPAMVHYYFKTRDQLIDVIIDERFVPLREAFGGIFEAHPEDPVTALTALAERFVEVAQTYAWFAPLWVREVISEGGLLRQRMHERYGHENQKKAHAAIERWQRAGRLNASLEPSLLFHSLMGLTLLPLATAPIWRNGPQQRDVDAKTIARHAVALITQGVGPVASHDHRN; encoded by the coding sequence ATGACAACCTCCGATTCCACGCCGGCGAGCGCCGGTGCCAGTGCCGTCGACGGCGATCTCGCCCACGCCGCAGCCGCCGCGGCCACCGCGCCCGCGCGCCGTCCCGGCAGGCCGAGCGGCGGCGCGGGCGGGGCGGAGCAACGCTTGCGGCTGATCGAAGCCGCGCTCGCGCTGTTCGCGCGTCAGGGCATGCTCGACACGTCGCTGGCCGCGATCGCGCGCGAGGCCGGCGTCACGCCCGCAATGGTCCACTACTACTTCAAGACGCGCGACCAGTTGATCGACGTCATCATCGACGAGCGTTTCGTGCCGCTGCGCGAGGCGTTCGGCGGCATTTTCGAGGCGCATCCGGAGGATCCCGTGACCGCGCTCACGGCGCTGGCCGAGCGCTTCGTCGAAGTGGCGCAAACCTATGCGTGGTTCGCGCCGCTGTGGGTGCGCGAGGTCATCAGCGAGGGCGGTTTGTTGCGTCAGCGCATGCACGAGCGCTACGGGCACGAGAACCAGAAGAAGGCGCACGCGGCCATCGAGCGCTGGCAGCGCGCCGGGCGGCTCAACGCGTCGCTGGAGCCGTCGCTGCTGTTCCATTCGTTGATGGGGCTCACGCTGCTGCCGCTCGCCACCGCGCCGATCTGGCGCAACGGGCCGCAGCAACGCGACGTCGACGCGAAAACCATCGCCCGGCATGCCGTGGCGCTCATTACGCAAGGCGTGGGGCCCGTGGCTTCGCACGACCATCGCAACTAA
- a CDS encoding urea transporter, translating into MSRDANASALRTLLRSLGQIVLQAHAGTGACVLAALALTDWRLACAALLGATAANVCAQVNGHAGAAIREGRAGFNGALAGLAAQSVMGDASTAAAVALIAGGASAWIAPLLERPLARARLALYSTPCLIVTWLWLPMRANVAADAAFVADFVHKHAALNPIASVLGGLAQTVFATGAAPGACVLAGLALSSRRAASFALCGATFATALEFACGAPYADLDAGLAGFNGALAALATHTLGARAAFCATMLAAALHRLAAHYGLPALTAPFVLASWSAHLAARRWRGHASAAH; encoded by the coding sequence ATGTCCCGCGATGCCAACGCCTCGGCGCTTCGCACGCTGTTGCGCAGCCTCGGCCAGATCGTCTTGCAGGCACACGCGGGCACGGGCGCCTGCGTCCTCGCGGCACTCGCGCTGACCGACTGGCGGCTCGCGTGCGCGGCGCTGCTGGGCGCGACGGCGGCCAACGTCTGCGCGCAGGTGAACGGCCACGCCGGCGCCGCGATCCGCGAAGGCCGCGCCGGCTTCAACGGCGCGCTCGCGGGACTCGCGGCGCAAAGCGTGATGGGCGATGCGTCGACGGCGGCGGCCGTGGCGCTGATCGCGGGCGGCGCGAGCGCGTGGATCGCGCCGCTGCTCGAACGCCCGCTCGCCCGCGCGCGACTCGCGCTGTATTCCACGCCTTGCCTGATCGTCACGTGGCTGTGGCTGCCGATGCGCGCCAACGTCGCTGCCGACGCGGCTTTCGTTGCGGATTTCGTCCATAAGCATGCCGCGTTGAATCCCATCGCCAGCGTGCTGGGCGGACTCGCGCAAACCGTGTTCGCAACGGGCGCCGCGCCGGGTGCCTGCGTGCTCGCGGGCCTCGCGTTGTCGTCGCGGCGCGCCGCGAGTTTCGCGTTATGCGGCGCCACGTTCGCCACCGCGCTCGAATTCGCGTGCGGCGCCCCGTACGCCGATCTCGACGCGGGCCTCGCCGGTTTCAACGGCGCGCTGGCCGCGCTCGCCACCCACACGCTGGGCGCGCGTGCCGCGTTCTGTGCGACGATGCTGGCCGCGGCGCTGCATCGCCTCGCGGCGCACTACGGCTTGCCCGCGCTGACCGCGCCGTTCGTGCTGGCGAGCTGGAGCGCGCATCTGGCCGCGCGACGCTGGCGCGGCCACGCATCGGCCGCGCACTGA
- a CDS encoding class II aldolase/adducin family protein, whose amino-acid sequence MSFAHRPISTHAETAPRSAAETQMRVDLAAAYRLIALNGWDDLIYTHVSAAVPGEPGRFLINPFGLAFDEVRASNLVKIDTEGRIVGASEHAVNATGFALHAAVHLARADAVCVMHLHNTAGIAVSMQRDGLLPASQHALRFHGDLAYHDYEGLAFTPAEGARLTANLGARFAMLLRNHGTLTTGRTVAEAYVLMATLVKACEIQLQAQAGGTPLVRPPADIAARTAEQLRDGGAIEGELEWPALLRKLDRIDASYRE is encoded by the coding sequence ATGTCTTTCGCTCATCGCCCGATTAGTACGCACGCCGAAACCGCGCCGCGCTCCGCCGCCGAAACGCAGATGCGTGTCGATCTGGCCGCGGCGTACCGGCTCATTGCGCTCAACGGCTGGGACGATCTGATCTACACGCATGTCTCGGCGGCGGTGCCCGGCGAGCCGGGACGCTTTCTCATCAATCCGTTCGGTCTCGCCTTCGACGAAGTGCGCGCCTCGAATCTCGTGAAGATCGACACGGAAGGCCGTATCGTTGGCGCGAGCGAGCATGCGGTGAACGCCACGGGTTTCGCGTTGCACGCCGCCGTGCATCTCGCGCGCGCCGACGCCGTCTGCGTGATGCATCTGCACAATACCGCCGGCATTGCCGTGTCGATGCAGCGCGACGGCCTGTTGCCCGCTTCGCAGCACGCGCTGCGTTTTCACGGCGACCTCGCGTATCACGACTACGAAGGGCTCGCCTTCACGCCCGCCGAAGGCGCGCGGCTCACGGCGAATCTCGGCGCGCGTTTCGCGATGCTGTTGCGCAACCACGGCACGCTCACCACGGGCCGCACCGTCGCCGAGGCCTACGTGCTCATGGCAACGCTCGTCAAAGCCTGCGAGATCCAGTTGCAGGCGCAAGCAGGCGGCACGCCGCTCGTTCGACCGCCGGCCGACATCGCCGCGCGCACGGCCGAACAACTGCGCGACGGCGGCGCGATCGAAGGCGAACTCGAATGGCCCGCGCTGTTGCGCAAGCTCGATCGCATCGACGCGTCGTACCGCGAATAA
- a CDS encoding mechanosensitive ion channel family protein, with product MQSLLAHVHPSNWSFLWDALTVFALRLCAAVAILWLGWWFARRVANWLARQASIDPTLRPIARDTALWGVRLIAIVGALSQIGIQTASIVAVLGAAGLAIGLALQGTLQNIAAGIMLLLLRPFKVGDYIDGGGGNVAGTVEEVNLFTTRLTKPDGICEYVPNSGLWSNSIRNYSRNPTRRLDLEVEVSVRDDVNRALDALRALAAADPRVLEAPAPQVMVARFDDSTVVLNVRVWANIDTYWEMRWDLSRKVRQALNDAQCSLPLRTRELHIVQTPADPKDTSGDTQRSSP from the coding sequence ATGCAATCCCTTCTCGCGCACGTCCACCCGTCCAACTGGAGTTTCCTGTGGGACGCGCTCACCGTGTTCGCGCTGCGCCTGTGCGCCGCCGTGGCGATCCTCTGGCTCGGCTGGTGGTTCGCGCGGCGCGTCGCGAACTGGCTCGCGCGCCAGGCCAGCATCGACCCGACCCTGCGGCCCATCGCGCGCGACACGGCGTTGTGGGGCGTGCGGCTCATCGCCATCGTCGGCGCGCTCTCGCAGATCGGCATCCAGACCGCGAGCATCGTCGCGGTGCTCGGCGCGGCCGGTCTCGCCATCGGCCTCGCGCTGCAAGGCACGTTGCAAAACATCGCGGCGGGCATCATGTTGCTGCTGCTCCGGCCGTTCAAGGTGGGCGATTACATCGACGGCGGCGGCGGCAACGTCGCGGGCACCGTGGAGGAAGTGAACCTGTTCACCACGCGCCTCACGAAACCCGACGGCATTTGCGAATACGTGCCGAACAGCGGGCTGTGGAGCAACTCGATCCGCAATTACAGCCGCAATCCCACGCGGCGGCTCGATCTCGAGGTGGAAGTGTCGGTGCGCGACGACGTCAATCGCGCGCTCGACGCGTTGCGCGCGCTCGCCGCCGCCGACCCGCGCGTGCTCGAAGCGCCCGCGCCGCAAGTGATGGTCGCGCGTTTCGACGACAGCACCGTCGTGCTCAACGTGCGCGTGTGGGCCAACATCGACACGTACTGGGAGATGCGCTGGGATCTCTCGCGCAAGGTGCGCCAGGCGCTCAACGACGCGCAATGCTCGCTGCCGCTGCGCACGCGCGAACTGCATATCGTGCAGACGCCCGCCGATCCCAAAGACACCTCCGGCGACACGCAACGCTCGTCGCCATAA
- a CDS encoding cytochrome ubiquinol oxidase subunit I → MHTSLSAFDLARLQFAFTVSFHIVFPALSIGLASFIAVLEACWLKTRQPFYKELCLFWSKVFAVAFGMGVVSGVVMSYEFGTNWAGFSSFAGPITGPLLMYEVMTAFFLEAGFLGIMLFGWNRVSPRAHFGATLMVAIGTLISTFWILASNSWMQTPQGFAIENGHVVPTDWFKIIFNPSFPYRLAHMAIAAFIVAALVVAATGAWHLLKGRRDPAIKKMFSMALGLLLVLAPVQAFVGDAHGLNTREYQPAKIAAIEGIWDTEQGGTALNLFGLPDMKAETTRYALKVPHLGSLILTHSWDGEIRGLKSFPADERPYSPLLFWSFRVMVGLGILMIVLGVAGWVLRRRGTLYESRRFQRFALAMGPTGFVTLLAGWITTEAGRQPWVVYGVMRTSQAVSPLTAQQVGISLMAFVVVYFLVFGTGIYYLLKLLREGPPLPTSTPAATPPEPAHTPHAALEANQTARRPMSAADQLIDA, encoded by the coding sequence ATGCACACGTCACTCTCCGCTTTCGATCTCGCCCGGCTGCAATTCGCCTTCACGGTTTCGTTCCATATCGTCTTTCCCGCGCTGAGCATCGGCCTCGCGAGTTTCATCGCCGTGCTCGAAGCGTGCTGGCTCAAAACGCGCCAGCCGTTCTACAAGGAACTGTGCCTGTTCTGGTCGAAGGTGTTCGCCGTGGCGTTCGGCATGGGCGTGGTCTCGGGCGTCGTGATGAGCTACGAGTTCGGCACCAACTGGGCCGGCTTCTCGTCGTTCGCGGGACCGATCACCGGGCCGCTGCTAATGTACGAAGTCATGACGGCGTTCTTCCTCGAAGCGGGCTTTCTCGGCATCATGCTGTTCGGCTGGAATCGCGTGAGCCCGCGCGCCCATTTCGGCGCGACGCTGATGGTGGCCATCGGCACGCTCATCTCCACGTTCTGGATTCTCGCTTCGAATAGCTGGATGCAAACGCCGCAAGGCTTCGCGATCGAGAACGGCCACGTCGTGCCCACCGACTGGTTCAAGATCATCTTCAACCCGTCGTTTCCGTACCGGCTCGCGCACATGGCGATCGCCGCTTTCATCGTCGCCGCGCTCGTGGTGGCCGCGACGGGCGCATGGCACCTGCTCAAGGGCCGCCGCGATCCGGCCATCAAGAAGATGTTTTCGATGGCGCTCGGCCTGCTGCTCGTGCTTGCCCCCGTGCAGGCTTTCGTGGGCGACGCGCACGGCCTGAACACGCGCGAATATCAGCCCGCGAAGATCGCCGCGATCGAAGGCATCTGGGACACCGAGCAAGGCGGCACCGCGCTCAATCTGTTCGGCCTGCCCGACATGAAGGCGGAAACCACGCGCTACGCGCTCAAGGTGCCGCATCTCGGCAGCCTGATCCTCACGCATAGCTGGGACGGCGAAATTCGCGGCCTCAAATCGTTCCCCGCCGACGAACGCCCGTATTCGCCGCTGCTGTTCTGGAGCTTCCGCGTGATGGTGGGCTTAGGCATCCTGATGATCGTGCTCGGCGTGGCCGGCTGGGTGTTGCGCAGGCGCGGCACGCTCTACGAATCGCGCCGGTTCCAGCGCTTCGCGCTCGCCATGGGTCCGACCGGTTTCGTCACGTTGCTCGCGGGCTGGATCACCACCGAAGCGGGCCGCCAGCCGTGGGTCGTCTACGGCGTGATGCGCACCTCGCAAGCGGTGTCGCCGCTCACCGCGCAGCAAGTGGGCATTTCGCTGATGGCGTTCGTGGTCGTGTACTTCCTCGTGTTCGGCACCGGCATCTACTACCTGCTCAAGCTGCTGCGCGAGGGTCCGCCGCTGCCCACGAGCACGCCCGCCGCGACGCCGCCCGAACCGGCTCATACGCCGCACGCCGCGCTCGAGGCGAACCAGACCGCGCGCCGCCCGATGTCCGCCGCCGATCAGCTGATCGACGCCTGA